The Diorhabda carinulata isolate Delta chromosome 4, icDioCari1.1, whole genome shotgun sequence genomic interval tttttcgttatttagaACTATAGTTGGGGCGTTTTTGACATTCACCGTCATGGCGACGTTTTTCGATTGTTGGTGTCTATATTATCATCGAAAAAACGTCGACGCCAACTCGAATTCTCaactacaaaaacaatttaataccGTAAAAGAAACGCTTGTCTGTTTCTCTCTCATAAACACAACTCGAAGATTTTTCCACACCAAACCGAACCAACTGAATCTGGAATCGATTTGCGGTATAAAATTCATATCGATGTTCATTATTTTAGTCGGTCATTCGTTGATATTCATCTTCGGGGGACCTATTATCAATACGAGTTTCTTTCTCGAGGTGAGTACCTTCGATAAAGACGTTTAAcgtcactcaataagtcgtgtaactgacacacagatggcgctgtcattgtcaaatccatatgacgtttatgtaGTACCAACATTTAAGTGACTCTACttttatagtattttcaaaAGTGCACGTAGTCCAAGTAcaccagaaaacatcaaaaaaatccaaatttaatcGTAAATTTAATTTCTGAACGGATTTCAGTCGGTAAACCACGTCCAAAAACACAACAATCAGCTGTGAAGGTCATGGCTTcgctattttatttattacattagtctttatgaaaaaaatcgatttttggtgaaaaaaacgtgtttttcttacttagtcacacgacttattgagtgataatatatttttatcccgcagccataaaaataaaatcgacataACATCATCTGTCAACGgccatattttttatagaacaCTTTAACATACATAAGTTGCTTTATTATATCTCAACtactcatatttatataaaataaatgaataaattgataataatatttgcccAGATATTGAATTATTAGTCATAGTTTTTACCTATAATAATTGAGAATACGTGGCAACACTGAAATGGAACAATCTACAACTATATAAGGAATAAAGATAACAATCGTTGGTGTACGTCTAATAGAAAGAGATAGTCGATCTCTAAGgcgtaaaaaatatgaaatagcCTCGTTCTCAGGTACcaaatggttgaaaatatttacgtaAAGTTCTAGCTTGAACCCAAAGCCCTTTATATCTATATCTAAGTAGTACCTGGTACTTTACAGCAACGTTCCAATTCATATATATGAATTTGACATATTGAAAACTAAACGtgagattaataataaaaatattaagttaaaTGAGCGGGAAACCGTCTTTACAAGCGGTGTCGTGCTTCGTGTGTGGCAATGGGGTGGAGtagagcaaaaaattttatctgttttaaaatcgTCTGGTGGTTCCCAAAAAAGGGATGATTTAAAACGGTTGGTTTatcgaaatttcattttttcacaacAATGAGTAGTTTTCacacataaaaaaaaaatcacgcggtagattttgaaaaaaaaaaggttaaatataacttaaattcaaattttaatgttttgttttacGAAATTCCACGTCTTTTTACCATCAGTGACTGGACTATATTTCATTTCCTTTtgttatgtaattattattttttagacgGCCACGAAAACAGAGCACgcaatttttataaacagcCCTATTATCGTCGacacgtttttattaattagtgCCTTTTTAATGTGTCGACTTTTATTATTAGAACTGGATAAAAGAAAAGggaaaattaactttttaatgTTATACATAGCCAGATATATCAGGTGAGTTtcgaattaaacaaaaatgaaaaactgtcatttttttaCAGCGTTGccacaacaaaaatataaatttttcagaCTGACGCCTGCGTATGCGGTTATATTAGGATTATACGTCACGTATTTACCTCGAATAGGTTCGGGACCGTTATGGAATTCACGTGTAAGCTTAGAAAAAGAAAGATGCGAAAATTCATGGTGGCTCAATCtcctatatattaataattacgTAGGAACCGATAATCTAGTGAGTCAAATTAAACAGCCTACTAAAAATGACAGTCTAGCTTCTAAATTTGAACGGGAGGGTTTTTTAGCGTTTCTTTTTTCTAGTGTATGTTTCAATCTTGGTATTTAGCAGTGGATTATCATCTTTTTATACTTGCTCCGTTCGTGATATACCCTCTATGGAAAAAACCGAAATTAGGAGAAGCCATTTTGTTCTTCTGTTTCCTAGCGTCTATTTTCGTACCTTTTACGATTACATACATCGAGGGATTAGATCCAACAATGATGGGTTATCCGCCGTAAGTGTAGAAgcgaaattttaaaaaattatatgaaaaaattcttttatttagtGATTAATTTCAGGGAAGTAAATGATCTTGGAAGGAACTTCTATTtcgtaaattattatataaaaactcaCATGAGATGTAGCTCCTACTGTATAGGATTATTTTACGCGTATATGGTGCATAAAATACAAAGCAATTCGTGAGTACTCCAATTAATTAATACATTAAATCACTTTAAAGTTAACACATCCACTCAATGTTGACACTGACACTTCGATCACGGTTCTGTCTCTCGTTTCTTCTCGTTCTTGTGAAGTTTATTCAACTCGAACAGCGTTGCCAGATTCGTCGACGAATTTCATACAagtgaattataaatattatttaactgattaatttgttttgttactaaaattattgatttaaaaacaattttgctttgaaatttttcaaattctaataaaaaattccaatctctcggtaataaaattttagttaaagatcttttaaattaaaggaaatatttgaaCTCTGGCAACAGCGAGGTGATACACGAACAGCTGTGTATTCGATTTTTTATAATCGGTTATATTCGATTAACTTCGTTATTAAGTTGTGGTGTACATACTCCATACCGAGAACATAGAGTTATTATAAAACATAGAGTGAACAAAATATGATGTGCCATGACGTGGAAGTTTctctttaatattaattctatttATGTAAGCCTAAATAAACTGTCATCTGTCAAACTAATGCCTCATTACCGGTTCGGTACGACTTGGGGAAACTACACTCACAACTCTAAGTGTtgttgtagtggtagtgtaaatagtgtgtggagtataatatacagggtgattattttttgttgttattataCAGGAACCGCTCAATTTTCATTTCAGTGAGAAGATACCGACATACGCGAATGTGTTGGGGTGGATTTTCGCTATAACTTGCGGAGCAGCTTCAATTTTAGGGGTTGGCGTTTTTTACGAATCAGATCATGTTCCGAATATCATCGAAAACGCTTTTTACTCGGCTTTGCATAGAGTCGGTTGGTCAATTTCAGTCGGATGGACACTTTTGGCTTGTGTTACTAATAACGCAGGTAAAATGTTATACCCGACGACCTCGCATCActcttatattgaaaattacactaattttttcgtttattttaggtttagttaataaatttttatcccacaaattttttattccgGCAAGTAGGTTGACGTATTGCGCTTATTTAGCGAATGGATTAGTCGAAGTTTACAGCGCTGGTATAATGAGACAACCTGTATATTTGGGTATATTCGAACTGGTAAGTAAACATTGACATCAATGTTTcgttttaaaattacattttttaaatatttatatcggGTACGATTTTTTTGCCGGTCGGTGTATAACCACCTTTAgctaatattttatattgtatgaTATTGTTTTAGTGAATTTATTTTAGGTTTGTAAAACGTCCGGTCACGTCATAACAACTTTCGCTATGGCATTTTTATTGTGTATAGTTTTTGAATCTCCAATTCACGGAATGGAAAAGATTTTGTTGAGGAACGatacgaaaaaaaatcaaaaatcacatcaaaatggaaatttatcCGCGTGAAAATCGGATGTAATTTATAATAGtgttaattatttgtattggaaaaaaaaatgtgataaatatttatttaataaagtatacgaaaacgtttttgagtttttttctgATAGTCAACTATagtaaaaactggaaaaataataCAACGTGGCAACAATGGAAAACAACTGTTTGCAAACTTAACGACTGAGAAAGTGAAAAGTTGGTAACACTTATTTGTTCGAAGTAGATTTTGTACTTTTCTAAAAGCGTATGTTTAATGCCAATTttagtatttgaaaataataaagtgaCTGTGTTATACCTTATTCTTGGAAATTCACATTGGGATCTATACGTAAACATATAAAAGTAAATGGTGAgtctattttaatttaaatagttGAGAACAAATCGAGGTTAAGGATTGAAGATATGTATtcatattatttgttaatataataactaataggtattaattaataatgttgttttaaaaggtaatgtttttttattggttattttCACTGAACAGTAAATACaatcacaattttttctaatttcgaaaaagatagaaaagaagACGTATGACAGTAAGGAAATTATACCAACaagacaaaaaattatcaactaatatttaaaacttcttcttttttatttcactaatttttgtgTAAAAGAACTACTTTTTGTATTGTTCTTTAGTAAACTATTACagcataatttaatttaaaattatgtaaaaaagtaTACTTCTGAAACATAGACACGTTTTTTTagactttcaacatttcttttgcttttttatgCAAATTTCACAACTGTATAgagtttattttcgaaaaaataactgtacatatttagtaaatttttttatactactTCACAACAAactagaacaaaaataaacacagatgaaaatattagaaataataaagtgaacacagtttattacaaaatataaacgATTAAGATAGAAACTtctttaatggaaaaaaaacatgCAGAATGGATAGATGAGGATCGGTTTGCTAAATActaaatattacataaaactaTCAGCTAATAGGCTTGCGAAATGTATATAACAGCATGTAAAGAGAACAAATGACAACATGACCGGGATCTTATTTCAACAACTGGACAATTGCATAAAAAAAGGACAGATAACAAGCTTGTGTCTACAAGGGAGGATCTTGTGTACATAATGAGATATTGACAGGACTTTGGGTGATCAACGATTAGGAATTTAAAGGATCTTGTGTCACAATTGGACAGTGGCATCCCATAAGGTCAGATAACAGAAAATTGTGTCAATAATGGGACAGTAGCATCACGTAAAGGCAGATTAGAAGCGCCTGTGTCCACAAAGGGAGATTTTCAGGACTCTGTGTGGTCAACAATTAGAAATTTAAAGGATCTTCTGTCATCGAATGGACAATTGCTTACATAAGAGCAGATAACAGAAACTTGGGTCAACGATTGGACATCAGTATTACGAAATGGCAAATGGTGTCAAAACACAAGAAGACTTAGAATATgtggaaatagaaaaaagtcgtctgaaacgaaaaaattttatattacatcCGACATTACATCAACAACAATATATTCTGGTAGAATAAATACTGTATATCGCAAATGCCTAACTGTATACAGATTGAAATTAGTCGATATTAAACTATGTGTGAACATTTAGGAATTACACCGATTAATGCTAATTTTACTGCAGTTGCGGCCGCCGCTCCTCCTGCTACTGCCGCCGCTGCTCCTCCTGCTACAATCGGTTTTTCACTAGTATCCACCAAACGATCAGAATCTGGCATCATCTACAAAATAACGATCAAATCTCTAACGACATCCGGTATTTATATGGATACTTACTTTATCGGCAACGTGTTTGATAATCTGTCCTTCGGAATTcacataaaatatagaaaatccATCATACCAACTGTAAtaaacgaaaagaaaatatatgtGAACAACGTTCCCTGacttttgaaagaaatttgattcaataCCTTTCAGTTTTGTCGAATAATTCTTTTATATCCCATAATTTATATCTCCAAAATGTCATCATCACTTTTAACGCCGATATACCCCTTATCTGCCACCTAACTTTAACTGAAGAATCTTCCGGATGTTTGgttattttcagtatttcaaATTTCACGTACGCAAATTTCAAATGCCCTACCGTCCTAAGCAACGCTACTTGTTTCACATAATTATACAATcctctataaaataaataaattgacatAATAAGTATCCCATATATGTATGTGAAGTCTGTTCAATTCCGTTTTATTGTGTTCccataattaaaaatgtgtttatttgaaatacttaCACAGTTCGTATGTTTCTAATGTTATCCTCAAATATAATATCCGGATGGTAAATGGTATAGTCTAAAGGTTGTATGAATAAGTTTGGTAAAGATTCAGCAAGGATGTTGAATACTTTCGACAACTTTTCTCCACTAGGTTTATTAGGATTGTCGTCCTGACTTTGATTACTATACTGCTGTTGGGGTTTCAGATTACTATAGTGATCTAAATTGTTATCTAAAGGAGTTGTCTTATCAACAAATCTAAAAATTCGCTAGACATTTAATCATAAAACTAGTTATTTAGTAACTTACCTTAAGTAACTTAATCTATTTggatttttatctaaaattaataCGTTTTCTTTAGTAACTAGATCATTATCACTTTCTCTGTTGTCTACTAAAATATCGATTACTCGTGACTTTCGactattttcatcaaatttcttttcggcttttgaaaaatactaaaacaaAATGTCAAACTCCAAAATCCTCACGTGCATAGATCTAGTTCTTGTAAATCAAGTGCTCTATGAAGCTTActttatgcagccaaaattaaccttaaactaaactttttcgatggtaattttttattttatggagtgaattaaggataattataaattatgtggACCAATAGAAATTTCTTGTATGGGTCCTTTTTGTCACACAAATGTGGAAAGCTTCTGACACTGTCTATCATTCGATTGTTTAAAGGACATTACTGACTTTCAAACATTgctttttcatagtttttttatatcagttttaaaaataaccaCTCCGGAAATCAGCGTTATAACCCAAATAATATTcccaaaaccaaaaaacaaggatttcgaaaacaaaacaataccatCAATACAGACTGACCTGATGTATTCTGTGTTCATAACTTcaaaaaattaaggaattaaacTAAGAAGTTAAAAGTTAGTGAactcttagtttaattttaatttactgtTTATTTT includes:
- the LOC130892231 gene encoding uncharacterized protein LOC130892231 produces the protein MAIGFRQLTKFANFSSLVASRSSVFKFEKIPQIQIIQINQQYFSKAEKKFDENSRKSRVIDILVDNRESDNDLVTKENVLILDKNPNRLSYLRFVDKTTPLDNNLDHYSNLKPQQQYSNQSQDDNPNKPSGEKLSKVFNILAESLPNLFIQPLDYTIYHPDIIFEDNIRNIRTVGLYNYVKQVALLRTVGHLKFAYVKFEILKITKHPEDSSVKVRWQIRGISALKVMMTFWRYKLWDIKELFDKTESWYDGFSIFYVNSEGQIIKHVADKMMPDSDRLVDTSEKPIVAGGAAAAVAGGAAAATAVKLALIGVIPKCSHIV
- the LOC130893392 gene encoding nose resistant to fluoxetine protein 6-like codes for the protein MIDVFPRRVNKFFVVFFIFNNWVSGNSDTGLLKNMNNVSVYVELPGNNLTYYNAENNGNVELNSPIATEETEYINFNASFQIIQGAIKNISNPDCVKDFKYVLEAIGRKERWALEMIDSFSKHPENILYGNYYQLGNFDECIKINDYDASIVKVQYCLIDIYLKKNFVDPSKHTRTEDMAMGRNRSIFDKNFLHWSICLPSSCSTHDADIFVRSIFSSFSPKYDVFIDDNLPTCETDKILPITTGEIIYGTIVGAFLTFTVMATFFDCWCLYYHRKNVDANSNSQLQKQFNTVKETLVCFSLINTTRRFFHTKPNQLNLESICGIKFISMFIILVGHSLIFIFGGPIINTSFFLETATKTEHAIFINSPIIVDTFLLISAFLMCRLLLLELDKRKGKINFLMLYIARYIRLTPAYAVILGLYVTYLPRIGSGPLWNSRVSLEKERCENSWWLNLLYINNYVGTDNLCMFQSWYLAVDYHLFILAPFVIYPLWKKPKLGEAILFFCFLASIFVPFTITYIEGLDPTMMGYPPEVNDLGRNFYFVNYYIKTHMRCSSYCIGLFYAYMVHKIQSNSEKIPTYANVLGWIFAITCGAASILGVGVFYESDHVPNIIENAFYSALHRVGWSISVGWTLLACVTNNAGLVNKFLSHKFFIPASRLTYCAYLANGLVEVYSAGIMRQPVYLGIFELVCKTSGHVITTFAMAFLLCIVFESPIHGMEKILLRNDTKKNQKSHQNGNLSA